The genomic segment CGGTCTTTTCCGCTACGTTCAATAATTTTTAGTTTACCATTTTTTAGTGGAATAACAATGTAATCTTTACCAGCAAGTTGAAAATGAGAGATGCTACTATGAGCAGGAGCTTCGCCCATTTGGTATTCCCAACCTTTAACTAAGTTTCCTTCTATGTCGTAGTTGTAAACCATATTGTTTTGACAACCAATTAGCAGCCTGTAATTTCTATTTTTTTCATAGTCCATTGGTGCTACTCCATTTGAGGCTAGAGTAGTAAGTTGTATAGGGAATTTTCCAACATCTTTACCATTTCTGTCTAACAAATAAAGTTTTTCGGAGGTGTTAAACAACAATTGTAGTTTGTTATTTTTTAATGCATCTACCTGATGAGTTTTGCCAATAATTTTTGAGCTTAATTGTTTAGACCAAAGTATTTTACCAGTATTACTGATAAGATATATTTTGTTGTTGTCGTCTTGAACAAAAATTTCTTTAGTATTATCATTGTGGTTTAATACAATTTCGGGTTTGCTGCTTACAGTAGCTTCAAGTGCAGTTTCCCAAACCGTTCTGGTATCTTGTTTATAAACAGGGTTGTATTTTAAATAGATGTTGTTGTAATACAAATTGTTTTTCTGGCTGTTTATTTGAATGGCAATAGCTTCAAATTTTCTTAACAACTCAACTTTACTTTCAATGGTTTTATGGTGAGTTTCTTCAATAAAATTTGGATACAATTTAACCGAACGGGCAATGTTGTTATAGATAAAAATGTTTGAGCTAGAAGATAAATTTTCTTTAAATGCCTGATAATTTAAATCGTATTGCAATGTTTTTTGATTTTTATTGTCGGCAATAAATTGTTGTACAGCACTTTCAGAATTTCCAAAAACTAAATAATCATCAATAATGGTGTAGTAAGGGTTGTTAATGTTCAAGAAAGGTTTTCCAAAAAAAGTAGAGAAGAAATTATTAAAATCTATTTTGGAAATGGTGAAATCATTAAAAGTTGTAGTAGGATGATTTTCTTCGTTAATTTTTGAAGCAATATTATTTAAAGAAACAAGTGCTTTTTCGCTATTTACTACTTTAAAAACTAGAAATTGATTATCTGTATAATCCAAATCAGCAAAAGGTTCGGTAATAATGGATGCCATTTCATTACCTAAAAAACCACGCCATTCCTCTTCAATATCTAGTTGATTATTTATTGAAAAATCATTCACTAAATTTTCGAATGCCGTTGCTTGATTTTGAATGGTTAATATTGTTTTTTTCTTTTTCCAAAAACTTTTTAAATCGCTGAAGCTGTTGTAATAAATATAAGCAGTGTTGCTTGGTAAAATATTAACCAAATCCATCTCCTGTGGCTTTTGATTGTTGAATAAACTAAGATAAAAACTAGCCGAATCTTCTGCTAAAGAAAAACCGTTTAACATTAAAGCGTTGCTTTTTATTGAAGCATCAAGAGCCATCCAACTACTAAATAATTCTATACTTTTTAAAGCAGATTTAGATGTTTTGTTGGATATAGAGTTGAGTATTTTACTGAAATTGGAAGGGTTTACAAAAATATTTCCAAAGTCAGATTCTCCAGATGTGCTTAGTACTTTTCCG from the Flavobacteriales bacterium genome contains:
- a CDS encoding PQQ-binding-like beta-propeller repeat protein, which produces MTKKILVILLVLLLIVISIFSYNFYKNVKQPLNTNSLVAVPLNASIIVQGKNFKDLVKKLTSSNIIWEELVANTESINEYNKKIQFLDSLSNDQLIHQLILNQPVLASVHQLGATGFDAIYYFSTSSSIEEEQLINHLKTITKRNPESRIYDEVSIYNFKIDETSKLALVYHKGIIAISFSAILIEDVVRQLNTSTSLLDDVSFGKVLSTSGESDFGNIFVNPSNFSKILNSISNKTSKSALKSIELFSSWMALDASIKSNALMLNGFSLAEDSASFYLSLFNNQKPQEMDLVNILPSNTAYIYYNSFSDLKSFWKKKKTILTIQNQATAFENLVNDFSINNQLDIEEEWRGFLGNEMASIITEPFADLDYTDNQFLVFKVVNSEKALVSLNNIASKINEENHPTTTFNDFTISKIDFNNFFSTFFGKPFLNINNPYYTIIDDYLVFGNSESAVQQFIADNKNQKTLQYDLNYQAFKENLSSSSNIFIYNNIARSVKLYPNFIEETHHKTIESKVELLRKFEAIAIQINSQKNNLYYNNIYLKYNPVYKQDTRTVWETALEATVSSKPEIVLNHNDNTKEIFVQDDNNKIYLISNTGKILWSKQLSSKIIGKTHQVDALKNNKLQLLFNTSEKLYLLDRNGKDVGKFPIQLTTLASNGVAPMDYEKNRNYRLLIGCQNNMVYNYDIEGNLVKGWEYQMGEAPAHSSISHFQLAGKDYIVIPLKNGKLKIIERSGKDRLILKNKLPKTNNPIFIKVNADLKKIYASTLDSLGNVVKLYFNDVIENSPINNTEPTSYFDYFDVNNDNTNEYVFANKQSVKVIDAEKNELFKLDISSEISSFPLFFKMPDKTNRIGIVASNSIYLINHTGEIERGFPLTGSTPFSITHLSNDKTLNLIVGDKNLIYMYNLE